The Cervus canadensis isolate Bull #8, Minnesota chromosome 13, ASM1932006v1, whole genome shotgun sequence genomic interval GGTGGCCAGATGAGGGGTGAGGTCGGTGAACAGAGGGATGAACAACGGGATGGGAGGGTGCTTtccagtgggggagggggcggtccTTGAGGTGAGCACGCATCTTGAAAGCCACCCAGGGCCACTAACAAGGCTTACGCGGCTCTGATGTGTGTTTTCTGAGAACCCGTCTGTTTTCCATGGCTCAGCCAGGGGTCATGGATGGGGCCTGAAATCAATACTGCAGTCCAGGCAAGAGCCAGTGGGCACTGGTCCCAGAGGAGTGGGAAAAGTAGTTGGGTCTTGGGCGTTTGAAAGTCAGGACAAGAGGGTGCAGAGTTGGGAGAGTGCTGGGGATTTGAGGGCAGGGACCTGGGCAATGTCAGGCAGTGACTCTTCACTAAGCGAGAACTGTGTGGAACAGGGCCTCAGGGGCCTTGTCAGGACTTTTGAATCTTGCAAATATCAAGAGAGAGATGCTGTTACCTTTTCAGACAGAGATGCTGGAAAGGCTTGTGTCTGTGAGCTTGAAGCTCTGATCCCAGGTGGGGCTGGATCCCTAGTGTGTGGATGTGGAGACACATGGAGGGCACAGTGGGGAGGTTCCAACACCACGGggtcagaggaggagggggacccAGGCCAGGTGAGGTGAGGAGAGTGTGGAGAACTCCCAAGTGGAGGTCATGTTTCTGGAAGAAGACCTGACCACCAGCCCCAGGAGGCCGGAGGAGACCCTGAGAGCCCAGGGAAATTGGTCTGTGGGGACTCAGCAGTGTGGACCAGTGCAGGACAATCCTTTCTGTGATGGTGGAAATGATTCTTTCCCACATGCAGTCGACAGCCTCCACTGGCCACACATGGCTTTCAGCAGTGAAATGTGGCCACTGTGACCCAGGAACTGGGATTATGATCGTGCTGAATTTCGATCCATTCACTTGCACACCCCACACCTGCCCTGGGCTGAGCATCAGACAGTGAGGTATAGATTGAGCACAGATGGCTTGTTGGAGGAGTAAGGAAGCAGCTGAAAGCAGGGGCAAACGGAACACAGgatggggcagagggaggggcaggaggaccTGGAAGAGGCGTGAACTGACTCCCATTCCAGAAAGATCTCAACGGAGCAGCATGGTCTGGGGTCATCTGCAAGGATAGGACAGGATAGGGTCTGTCCAGGGCACATCAACCCCTGCCTCACCTGTGCCCAGGTTATGACTGTGAACAGCTGGATAGGGCCTGGAGGTGGCAGGTGACAGAATTGGAGTCAGGGGCCCTGGTGTCCCACtggaggcagggcagggggcaggactACCCTGGACACCGTGTGTCATCTGTGCAGTGAACCAGGGACACATACCTCTGAACCAGAGGGCGCAAGACCCTCCTGCAGTGACCTTTGGCACCCTTGTGGGAGACACACTGTTGCCAGAGAAGTCCAGTTACTGTTACAGTGGCCCACTGGGGGTCGGCCCCTGCCCCGAGATGCTCTGGGGCCACCACACGAGTAGATTTAACCCCCAGCCCAGAAATTCTTGCCCTAACTGGACGAAAGGTAAAGAAAATAGCAGTTATGATCTCAGCCCTGGGCACCTGTGGAGCCCTGATGAAGGCCCCCTGACCTGTCCCCCCATCTCATGGGGGTGACTGTGAGGGTGGTCTCAGGGCAGCAGTGGGAGAGGGCAGGGTTGAGCCCCTCTCAGCCTGGACCCCCAGCAGAATAAATGACGACTCTCTGGCCTTCCTGACCTGCCCCTGCCAGCCACCCAGCCCAGCTCACCCACCACTCACCACCCACCTTAGGTTCATTAATCATTCACTTCTGAATTCACGTATGTTTGTTAATATCCAGGCTCTGTTTTCCACCCTGGTGTACACACTGCACGGAATGTTTTCAGCCCTTGTGGAACTTAAATCCTCCCGTAGGAGATAGGCCAATATATAAGTAACATATGTTAGGACGGTTTTCAGTGCTATGAAAAACAATGAAGCAGAATAAACATCAAAGAGAGGGGAGAGGGTCTCAGTCATGCAATGTGGGCCGGGAGTAGAGAACAGCTGGTACAGGGGGCCCTGCGGTGCATGGCCTTGTGTGGTGAGGGGCAGAGGCTGGTGGGCAGCAGCAGGTGGAGGGTGGACCTGGGCCTGTGGGCTGTGCTCTTCTCCCAGAGGCGCTGCTCAAATGACTGACAAGCCCTGCCAGGGTGCCTCGGGAGAGGGTGGTGGCAGGACAGAGAGGGGTGGAGAaggtgggaggggcggggccacCGCTGCCAGGCtgtgaggggaggaagggagctcTGGGTGGCCATGGGGGATCCCGAGTGCCTTTGGCTGAGCTGGGACTCCAGGTGGGCAGTGAGTGGGGGAGAGACGGCAGAAGGCTTGAGCTGAGGTTTCTGTTGGTGTCTTTCTGCGGGGGTGGGtctgccctgcccacctgccACTGTGGGAAAGGTTCTGCCCATCTATGTCCCTGACTGCTCCCAGCCTCACCTCCTTCCCCACAGACCCCAGACCCTGTGGACACAGCCCAAGGATGGGGGTGGGCACAGGGCGGCCCCAGCAGGCATCGTGGGTGTGGTCAGGATGGCCCAGTATCTCCCAGCTCTCTCATCAGCAGCTCTCCCTCTTCATTTCAGGTGGTTTCACCCCAACATCAGTGGAGTTGAAGCTGAGCAGCTTCTCATGTCCAGTGGCCAGCACGGAAGCTTTCTGGCAAGACCCAGCAAGAGCTGCCCCGGGGGCTTCACACTGTCTGTCAGGTGGGTGGGTGGTGCAGGGTGGACAGACCCAAGGCCCTGGGGGACCTCAAAGGGTGGGAACAACCTCAGCTGGGGGCACAGCAAGGGGTCATGCTCCCTAGTCCTCCCAGAGGGCTGGTGGACAGCATTCTGAGCAGCAGGGACCTCTGCTGGGGGCTAGACATGCAAGATCTGGGGGGGCCTGGTGTTCCTGGCCAGGTGGCCCCTGGGCAGGAGGGGCCGCTTAGACCTTCAGCGATGGCTCAATGAGGTGGGCCCTGGTCAGTGAGACCCCCTCATCCCTCTGAGGGGCCTCAGTGGCTGTGATTGTACCCCCATCTGTTGGGGGTGCCACTCACTGGAAATCTGGCCAGAGCCCTGAAAGGGCCAATGTGTAGGGAGGATGGGCAGGAGGGGCCATGACCAGCAGAGTGGACAGCTGGACGCTTGTCCACCCTGCGTGAGGCAGGTCAGTCtagggtctggggaggggggtCTTCCAAAAGCACTCCAGGTTTTTCTGGGTTTTCTGCTAAACCTGAGGCAGCAGGTGGGATGAGTCCTCAGGGTAGAATTCCTTCAACCGAGCGACAGGCATTCTGTTCttacctggggcttccctagccACACGGGGCCCCTGGGAGAAGCAGTCCAGCCCCCTGTCCTTCAGAGCCCCTGGGGAGGTGGTCTGGGGTGAGGGAGAGTCTGTCCTGACAGGCTGCCCCAGCCTTGGCCACCAGGCCACCATGCCACCAGGCCTGTGGCCACCAAACCCAGTCCTGGCTGCCCCGGGGGCACTGGGGGCCGGGTGCCCGCCACCCAGGATGAGACCTGGACACTGACTGGGCAGGAACCTGCAGAAGGGAGGGACCTGACCTTGGCTGTGGCTGTTCCCGGCAGAGGGATGGCAGAAGCCAAGACGTCAGGGCAGGAACACTGCCGGGGCTGTTCGGGAAGCTGAGTGCTCATGGGAAGGAGGGTGGTTGGCAGGAGCAGTGGCCCTGATGGTGGCGGTGCACTGGCCCTTCCAGGCGCCACAATGAGGTGACCCACATCAAGATCCAGAACACAGGTGACTACTACGATCTGTATGGAGGGGAGAAGTTCGCGACGCTGGCCGAGCTGGTGCAGCACTACACAGGCCAGTGTGGGGGGCTGCTCCGAGAGCGTGGTGGGGCCCCTGTGGAGCTCCGGCACCCGCTGGGCTGCCAGGACCCCACGTCGGAACGGTGAGCGGCTGCGTCTGCATCTGGCCAACATCTGTGTCCGCAGTTGTGTGTGTGCGAGGGTCCGAGGGGGAGGGGTCGATAGCATGGCCTCTGGATTTCTTCTGCCCCCAGGACTCAAGGTCAGGCTTGGGCACAACTGTGGCAGAGATGAGGGAGCATAAAGCACTGCTTCCTCAGGGGTTTTGGCCTCAGTTCTCCAGGTCCCAGGCACCAGCCACAGAGGGCTGCCTGTGGAAGAGCTGCAGCCAGCCTCCCCTCTGCCCGCCTGGCTGGTGACCTGGGGAGAGCAGGTCTCCCAGCCTCGGTTTCCCCGGCTGCATGGCGGAGGCCTGAGCCAGCTGCACCTGCTGAGGAAGCCGGGTGGGGCTGGCCTGGGGAGACCGCCTGGCCCCCTCCTTGCTGAGGACTAGGCTGCCACCTGGTGGCCACCCTGGGGCCCTGCAGGGCTCTCGCCTTCCTGCTGCTTTCTCGGTTAGAGGTTTGGAGGAGGCTTGCAGAAGGGTCCAAGAGGTGGGCACGGCTGACCCAGGTTGGCCTGGGTGCGGGTACTGCCCGGGCCTGTGAGGTCTGGGTGGGTGTGTGTCTCTCTTGGTGTCTGTGCCTCAGAGACTTCAGCTACTCGTGGGTCTGTGCCCCTCACCTGGCCAGTTCAGGGCCTCCTGTCTTACATGCACTGCCCTGGGCCAGGTGGTATCATGGGCATCTGTCTGGAAAGGAGGCTGAGAAGCTGCTGATGGAGAAAGGGCGTCCGGGCAGCTTCCTGGTTCGGGAGAGTCAGAGCAAACCTGGGGACTTTGTGCTGTCAGTGCTCACGCAGCAGCTGGACAGGGTGGACCGCCAGCCGCGCGTCACCCACATCATGATCCACTTCCAGGTAAGaggcaggagtgggggtgggggtctggcttggggagggggcagccacCAGGCCCTCACTGCCACCCCACAGCCAGATGGGAAGTACGACGTGGGAGGTGGTGAGCAGTTCGACACCCTTGGAGATCTGGTGGAGCGCTACAGGAAGAACCCCATGGTGGAGAGGTCAGGGGTTGTGGTGCATCTCCGGCAGGTATGTCCCCAGGCACCTGAACCTTAGGGTCTGAGTGAGCTTCTCCCTCTGGGGGACAAGGGACTCTGGCATAGCCCCACCAGGGAAAAAGGGCACCAAGCAGTGCTGGGGCAGGGTGGCTGAAGGCAAGGGTGTGGGGGCCAGGGCGCTCTGGGGTCCACTGGCCCTTGCTAAGCTTGGACTCAAGCCTCTACCTGCCAGCCCCTCAAGGCCACGAGAATCAGCGCTGCAAGCATTGAGAGCCGTGTGCAGGAGCTCAGCGAGGCCACGGATGCCAGCGAGAAGGCCAAGCAGGGCTTCTGGGAGGAGTTCGAGGTGTCAGCCTGCTGCCCACTGCCCCCCCTCAGACTCCCATCCTCTGGGCTGCGGCAAGGGCCAGCAGAGGGGTGTGGGTCAGGGCGTGTATGGCGGGTGTTGAGGGCTCTGGGGAAAAGTCAGGGCCACAGGCTAAAGCCCCACTCCTCCAGATGCTGCAGCAGCAGGAATGCCGGCTCCTGTACCCCCGGAAGGAAGGCCAGCGGCCGGAGAACAAGCCCAAGAATCGATACAAGAACATCCTTCCCtgtgaggctggggctggggtcacATGGGGACCAGGTCCTCACCCACCAAGTGCAGGGCCCATCTGGCACAGGGGTCCTggggggtggaggcaggggtcATTCCCCACCACTGGTGCGATGCCCTCTCTTGCCCCTTCGTCCTCTGCCTCTGCTCACCACAGGTCAGTGGGGGTCCCTCTTCCCTGGAGACCTGAGCCACATCTTCCCTTCTCAGTTGATACCACTCGTGTCATCCTTCGTGATGTGGATGACAGAGTGCCTGGAGCCGACTACATCAACGCCAACTACATCAGGGTGGGTACTTGGCCTGCTGCACCTGTGGCCTACATGAATCAAACCCTGGTCACTCCATTCCCCATAATAATGAGCCTGGAGCTCCTGGAGTGGTCTGTGGACTTTGGAAAGACAACAGATACTCAGGGAGGGTGCAGCAGTCTGCAACTGGGTCCTCAGAGGGGCCAATCCAGAAACTGCTGGATTAAATATTGGTCCTaagcccctcccaccctccatgGACCATGTGTGAGCCACTTGGGCTACTTTGCATATCATTTGCATCAACTTGAATTGGTTCTCTGGCACTTGAATTCCTGGAAACAGCAGGCAGCTGACCCCACCTTCTTTCAGAGTGACCCAGAGGAGAAGCCAGGCCATGGACTGGGCAAGGTGTACATCGCCACCCAGGGCTGTCTGCCGACTACAGTGGCTGCTTTCTGGGCCATGGTGCACCAGGAGAACACGCGTGTCATCGTCATGACCACCAGGGAGGTGGAGCGAGGCCGGGTAGGAGCTCCAGCTCATGTTCCTCCCCTCCTGCTGTGTGCCCCACCGGACCTGTGTGGTGCTGGCCCAGCTTTGCTTCTTCAGTCTTAGAGATGCTGGGGCACAGCGAGGGCCCTGGAGAGACCCCGTGTGTGCCCCGCAGGGAGGTGGGGCATGGGTGCTGGTGGTCTTCCAGCATGGCTAATGCcatacccccaccccccagaacaAGTGTTTCCGATATTGGCCAGAGCTGCACGGCAGCCAAGAGTATGGCCACCTGCATGTGTGCAACATGGCTGAGCACTGGGCCCAGGGCTATTGTGTGCGGGAGCTGCAGGTGTGGAGGCCAGACCAGGTGAGCCTGAAGAGCCTCAGGAGCTGTGGGACCAGGGTGACGTGCTCTTGAAGTCCCCAGGTCTGCACTGGGCTGGCCCAGCCTCCACCCAGCCCCAGTGGCTTTGGTGGCTTCGACATCGCTCAACCCAGTGGGCAAAGTCCTGGCCTGGGCCCTGCTGGGCAGTGATCCCAGTCGGGCAAGTTTTCAACCCAGCTGTCTGGCTCCAGGGTGGCCTCATACCCATACAGGCCTCTCCTTCCAGTTCCTCCCTGGCCGTCTCAGTACCTTCGGCCTTCTTTGTATGCCACTGGTGCCTGTGCCTCTCCCAGGCACATTTCCCTCCTGGCCAGTTCCCTTTGATAACCACCGGGGTTCCTGCAAGCCTCTGCGTTTGGCCCTTCTTAAATAGAATTCACTTCCTGGAAGCTGCTCCTCCCCAGGACCatccttcttcctttccccagGCACCTGAGCTGCCTGGGGCCGTCTGCGGGTCCTCCAAGCCCTGAATCCCATCTTTTCCTCCCACTCCCTCCTGCTCTGTCTGGGCTCTGCTGGTCACTCCTTCTGGCAAACCCCGCTGGGCCACGCCCTGTCTCTCCTCGGTTCAGTCCCTGTGCCCCTCCCAACCAAGGGTCACAGCAGCCCGAGGCGCTTGGGACAGCCCAGACCTCCCAGCTGGCACTCACCAGCCCACCCTGCCCAGGAGGAGTCGCGGCACACAGTGAAGCACTACCAGTACTTCAGTTGGCCGGACCACGGCGTCCCGGCCGAGCCCACCGGCGTCCTTAGCTTCCTGGACGAGGTGAACCGGGCCCAGAGCAGCATGCCGGGGGCCGGACCCATGGTAGTCCATTGCAGGTGCGACCGGGGATGGGGCGGGGCCAGCGGTACAGGTGCGACCGGGGAAGCGGCCACGGCTCTGTCCTGTCAACTGGCCACAGGCCTCCTTGGTCCGCCCCAACAGCGCTGGCATCGGACGCACTGGCACCATCATTGTGATTGACATCCTGGTGGACGTCATTCGCAGGCAGGGTGAGCCGCCCCAGGAAGGCCCCGCCCCCACGTAACCCCGCCCCCTGCTCTTGCCGGCCCCGCCCATTGCATCTAGCCATCCCGCCTTCTCCCTGCCGGCCCCGCTCTGCTCTGAGCACGCTCCTCTCCAGGATTAGACTGCGACATCGACGTCCCCAAGACGATTCAACTGGTGCGGCGGCAGCGCTCAGGGATGGTGCAGACCGAGGCGCAGTACAAGTTCGTGTACCTGGCGCTGCAGCGGTACATCCAGGGCGAACAGCTGCGCCTCCGCGAGCctgtgggggcggggccgggccggggcgaAGCCTGCGCTGGCATCACCATGGTGACCAGGGGCCCCTCCCCTCAGTGCGAGCGGCCCGAAGAGCGCGGCTCGCTGAACCTGGGCGTCTCGCCCGCCGACCCCGGCTGTAGCCCCGGACCCGCGCCGTCCCGGGCGCCGGCGGCGTGAGTGGAGCATCAGGGACTGTGGAGGGAAGAGTCCCGGCCAGGGGCggtggcggcgggggcggggacaGGAAGGCCTCGGGGCGTGGCCCGGGCTTGGGGGCGTGACCGGGGCTAGGGGGCGGGATCGCAGGTGGGCCCCAGTCGAACTCTGTCTCCGCCCGCAGGATCCCAGAGGCCTCCCGCCACGAGTATGAGAACCTGCAGGGTCTAGAGCCGTGAGAGCCCCTCGTGCGCGTGCCCCGAGTGGGGCTGGAGCCGTGCAAGAAGGCGGGAGCCCAGCAAGGCCGGCCTCCGCGTTCCTCCGATGGACTGTTTAGGATTGTGCAGACAGGCGCCCAGCCCTGAGCGCCTCGGAGTTGGGGTGGGGatagggggtggggatggggggctggggatggggggtggggaagggggatgGGGTCCCGGGTCTGCCCCCTCAGACCCTGCCTGACCAGCTCTGCACGCCCAGAAATGGTGAGGGGCGGGCAGATCCAGTGGCCCTGGCCCTCCTCGAGGAGGGGAGGCAGAGCTGCAGGGCTGCCGTTCGACTCCGTTTGGGAGGCCACCAGTGACCACCTGCACGTTGCGGTGAAGACATATGTGTGCTACATGTCTAAGGGTCAATCTGTATGTGGGACATGAGACCAGCAAGTGAGTGCCAGTTTGTTCACCAGCATTTGTGACCTTCTCCCTGCTTTCTGAGTAACCTGCCCCTTCAGAGTTGCTTCCCAGCCCTGCCTACAGCCGTGGTCTAGGCTGTGGCCTGGCAGTGGCTCAGTCCTGCCACATCCAGACCTAACCCAGACTGTCACATTGCAGTCATTCGTCGATAAATGCTTGTTAAATGAGGGAATATGTGACGTGCTCATCTGACCACAGCGATGAGGGCGAGGCTCCATGAGAGCATGACTCGTCCATGACGGTGCAATGTCACTGGCTTATGGTCTACACTGGCACCCTCCCATTATGGATGGCCCTGTGGCTTTCTGGTCTCCTCAGTAAAAATGCCTTCTCAGTTCTGCAGCTTTGCTGGGGCTTGGAGAAAGGGTACCTATGGGTCCCCATGACTGGACCCCATTCCCCAGGGTCTTTCTGAGCCAAAGGCACAGCTGGTTGGAGCAGGAAGTTATGGGCTTTGGGGTGAGGAATGAGGAGGGTGAGACCTATGCAAGCCAGAACCGGCTTGGCCTCTCTTCGTCATGCCAGCCTGGTGGTGCAGGATTCCTGGACCGATAGCAGTACCgggtgggggagaggtggggtggCAAGACTCCCGCCCGTCCCCCAGGATGCTCACTTCACCAGCCAGGTCTGGCCCTCTGCTGGAGGAACCCGAGGCCTGTAGATCATCAGGACACGCTGGTTGTCGCCACCTCCGCTTCTGTGCACCCTTGAGCCTCGGTCCCCAGGGGTTGTGAGGTCCTGTAGCCCTCCACTCAGGGCTCTGGGCAGGACTGTGGGACCATAACTTCTGGTGGTTGCAGCCTGTTGTGACCacagtgggggtgggaaggaggaccACCCACTCTGGACCAGGCCAAGGCCCCATCCCGGTACCCCGTGCCTCAGGTGCTCCCTGCCCTCCCTATCTCCCTCAGGCAGCCTCACAGCCCCGGGAGGCAGCCAAGCCCAGAACTGCTCCAGCCCATCCACAGCCTAGGCAGGACCGGAGTTGGACCCCCTAGAACTTGGGCCACACACCCTAGGGGCTGCTGGGAGTCCAGTCCAGGAGGTgtcctttgtttttttgttttgtttttttttacacttaaaaatggtttatttttttcacctagtataattttattttttaatattttttatttttttaaatttctattttttccatttatttttattagttggaggaggTGTCCTTTGGATTCAGAGTCTTTGTGGAAGGGACAGACTGGACTTTTCTGGAAAGAGGGGCTTAATGGTACAGGAAAGAACACAGAGGGTGAGGACCCCTTATCAACGTGGGTacaaaatagtttatttaaaaatgtacaattcaggAGGGCAGGATGGGCACTGGGGAGCTGGGCTCCCTGCCACTGCCCTCTGTCCCCCTGGCCTCCCAAGGGAAGGGGCCAGCCCTGCCTGGGGAAGTGAGCAACCATGGTGAAATGTGAAAATAAGATGAGGGTGGCAAGCCCCTTCCCTTTTCAGCAAGGGGTAGGTCCTGCAGATTCACAGTGTGGACAGGGAGGGGCCTTGCCAAGCTGtctcttctgggcctcagtttccccgtctgCAAGATGGGGGTTAGGGAGGTGGTCTCTGGAGCCCATAGGAATCTGATTCTTGGAAGCTCTGGGGACCATTTTGTCCACCCCATAGGACCCAGCCCCAGAGAGCGGGGGGTTGTGTG includes:
- the LOC122452471 gene encoding tyrosine-protein phosphatase non-receptor type 11-like isoform X3, giving the protein MTSRRWFHPNISGVEAEQLLMSSGQHGSFLARPSKSCPGGFTLSVRRHNEVTHIKIQNTGDYYDLYGGEKFATLAELVQHYTGQCGGLLRERGGAPVELRHPLGCQDPTSERWYHGHLSGKEAEKLLMEKGRPGSFLVRESQSKPGDFVLSVLTQQLDRVDRQPRVTHIMIHFQPDGKYDVGGGEQFDTLGDLVERYRKNPMVERSGVVVHLRQPLKATRISAASIESRVQELSEATDASEKAKQGFWEEFEMLQQQECRLLYPRKEGQRPENKPKNRYKNILPFDTTRVILRDVDDRVPGADYINANYIRSDPEEKPGHGLGKVYIATQGCLPTTVAAFWAMVHQENTRVIVMTTREVERGRNKCFRYWPELHGSQEYGHLHVCNMAEHWAQGYCVRELQVWRPDQEESRHTVKHYQYFSWPDHGVPAEPTGVLSFLDEVNRAQSSMPGAGPMVVHCSAGIGRTGTIIVIDILVDVIRRQGLDCDIDVPKTIQLVRRQRSGMVQTEAQYKFVYLALQRYIQGEQLRLREPVGAGPGRGEACAGITMVTRGPSPQCERPEERGSLNLGVSPADPGCSPGPAPSRAPAAIPEASRHEYENLQGLEP
- the LOC122452471 gene encoding tyrosine-protein phosphatase non-receptor type 11-like isoform X4 translates to MTSRRWFHPNISGVEAEQLLMSSGQHGSFLARPSKSCPGGFTLSVRRHNEVTHIKIQNTGDYYDLYGGEKFATLAELVQHYTGQCGGLLRERGGAPVELRHPLGCQDPTSERWYHGHLSGKEAEKLLMEKGRPGSFLVRESQSKPGDFVLSVLTQQLDRVDRQPRVTHIMIHFQPDGKYDVGGGEQFDTLGDLVERYRKNPMVERSGVVVHLRQMLQQQECRLLYPRKEGQRPENKPKNRYKNILPFDTTRVILRDVDDRVPGADYINANYIRSDPEEKPGHGLGKVYIATQGCLPTTVAAFWAMVHQENTRVIVMTTREVERGRNKCFRYWPELHGSQEYGHLHVCNMAEHWAQGYCVRELQVWRPDQGHSSPRRLGQPRPPSWHSPAHPAQEESRHTVKHYQYFSWPDHGVPAEPTGVLSFLDEVNRAQSSMPGAGPMVVHCSAGIGRTGTIIVIDILVDVIRRQGLDCDIDVPKTIQLVRRQRSGMVQTEAQYKFVYLALQRYIQGEQLRLREPVGAGPGRGEACAGITMVTRGPSPQCERPEERGSLNLGVSPADPGCSPGPAPSRAPAAIPEASRHEYENLQGLEP
- the LOC122452471 gene encoding tyrosine-protein phosphatase non-receptor type 11-like isoform X5, which encodes MTSRRWFHPNISGVEAEQLLMSSGQHGSFLARPSKSCPGGFTLSVRRHNEVTHIKIQNTGDYYDLYGGEKFATLAELVQHYTGQCGGLLRERGGAPVELRHPLGCQDPTSERWYHGHLSGKEAEKLLMEKGRPGSFLVRESQSKPGDFVLSVLTQQLDRVDRQPRVTHIMIHFQPDGKYDVGGGEQFDTLGDLVERYRKNPMVERSGVVVHLRQPLKATRISAASIESRVQELSEATDASEKAKQGFWEEFEMLQQQECRLLYPRKEGQRPENKPKNRYKNILPFDTTRVILRDVDDRVPGADYINANYIRSDPEEKPGHGLGKVYIATQGCLPTTVAAFWAMVHQENTRVIVMTTREVERGRNKCFRYWPELHGSQEYGHLHVCNMAEHWAQGYCVRELQVWRPDQGHSSPRRLGQPRPPSWHSPAHPAQEESRHTVKHYQYFSWPDHGVPAEPTGVLSFLDEVNRAQSSMPGAGPMVVHCSAGIGRTGTIIVIDILVDVIRRQGLDCDIDVPKTIQLVRRQRSGMVQTEAQYKFVYLALQRIPEASRHEYENLQGLEP
- the LOC122452471 gene encoding tyrosine-protein phosphatase non-receptor type 11-like isoform X1 → MTSRRWFHPNISGVEAEQLLMSSGQHGSFLARPSKSCPGGFTLSVRRHNEVTHIKIQNTGDYYDLYGGEKFATLAELVQHYTGQCGGLLRERGGAPVELRHPLGCQDPTSERWYHGHLSGKEAEKLLMEKGRPGSFLVRESQSKPGDFVLSVLTQQLDRVDRQPRVTHIMIHFQPDGKYDVGGGEQFDTLGDLVERYRKNPMVERSGVVVHLRQPLKATRISAASIESRVQELSEATDASEKAKQGFWEEFEMLQQQECRLLYPRKEGQRPENKPKNRYKNILPFDTTRVILRDVDDRVPGADYINANYIRSDPEEKPGHGLGKVYIATQGCLPTTVAAFWAMVHQENTRVIVMTTREVERGRNKCFRYWPELHGSQEYGHLHVCNMAEHWAQGYCVRELQVWRPDQGHSSPRRLGQPRPPSWHSPAHPAQEESRHTVKHYQYFSWPDHGVPAEPTGVLSFLDEVNRAQSSMPGAGPMVVHCSAGIGRTGTIIVIDILVDVIRRQGLDCDIDVPKTIQLVRRQRSGMVQTEAQYKFVYLALQRYIQGEQLRLREPVGAGPGRGEACAGITMVTRGPSPQCERPEERGSLNLGVSPADPGCSPGPAPSRAPAAIPEASRHEYENLQGLEP
- the LOC122452471 gene encoding tyrosine-protein phosphatase non-receptor type 11-like isoform X6; translation: MTSRRWFHPNISGVEAEQLLMSSGQHGSFLARPSKSCPGGFTLSVRRHNEVTHIKIQNTGDYYDLYGGEKFATLAELVQHYTGQCGGLLRERGGAPVELRHPLGCQDPTSERWYHGHLSGKEAEKLLMEKGRPGSFLVRESQSKPGDFVLSVLTQQLDRVDRQPRVTHIMIHFQPDGKYDVGGGEQFDTLGDLVERYRKNPMVERSGVVVHLRQPLKATRISAASIESRVQELSEATDASEKAKQGFWEEFEMLQQQECRLLYPRKEGQRPENKPKNRYKNILPFDTTRVILRDVDDRVPGADYINANYIRSDPEEKPGHGLGKVYIATQGCLPTTVAAFWAMVHQENTRVIVMTTREVERGRNKCFRYWPELHGSQEYGHLHVCNMAEHWAQGYCVRELQVWRPDQGHSSPRRLGQPRPPSWHSPAHPAQEESRHTVKHYQYFSWPDHGVPAEPTGVLSFLDEVNRAQSSMPGAGPMVVHCSAGIGRTGTIIVIDILVDVIRRQGLDCDIDVPKTIQLVRRQRSGMVQTEAQYKIPEASRHEYENLQGLEP
- the LOC122452471 gene encoding tyrosine-protein phosphatase non-receptor type 11-like isoform X2; its protein translation is MSSGQHGSFLARPSKSCPGGFTLSVRRHNEVTHIKIQNTGDYYDLYGGEKFATLAELVQHYTGQCGGLLRERGGAPVELRHPLGCQDPTSERWYHGHLSGKEAEKLLMEKGRPGSFLVRESQSKPGDFVLSVLTQQLDRVDRQPRVTHIMIHFQPDGKYDVGGGEQFDTLGDLVERYRKNPMVERSGVVVHLRQPLKATRISAASIESRVQELSEATDASEKAKQGFWEEFEMLQQQECRLLYPRKEGQRPENKPKNRYKNILPFDTTRVILRDVDDRVPGADYINANYIRSDPEEKPGHGLGKVYIATQGCLPTTVAAFWAMVHQENTRVIVMTTREVERGRNKCFRYWPELHGSQEYGHLHVCNMAEHWAQGYCVRELQVWRPDQGHSSPRRLGQPRPPSWHSPAHPAQEESRHTVKHYQYFSWPDHGVPAEPTGVLSFLDEVNRAQSSMPGAGPMVVHCSAGIGRTGTIIVIDILVDVIRRQGLDCDIDVPKTIQLVRRQRSGMVQTEAQYKFVYLALQRYIQGEQLRLREPVGAGPGRGEACAGITMVTRGPSPQCERPEERGSLNLGVSPADPGCSPGPAPSRAPAAIPEASRHEYENLQGLEP